The sequence AATTATATTGATCGGGCTGCTTTATCTATTGCAGCACCCTATATCTCGAATGAGTTTCATTTAACTCCAGCCGATATGGGGTTCATCTTCAGTAGCTTCTTTGTTGGCTATGCTTTATTTAACTTTGTTGGTGGTTATCTGGCAGATATCTTTGGTCCTCGTAAGACATTTGGTATTGCCATGTCTTTTTGGTCTTTTTTTGGTGGTCTTACTGCTTTTTCGTTTAATTTTTCTTCGTTATATATTGTTCGTGTTTTATTTGGTTTAGGTGAAGGACCCATTGGGTCGGCAAATAATAAAACAATTAACAATTGGTTTCCTGCTTCAGAACGTGCGCGTGCTGTTGGAATTTCTACGGGTGGCATGTCATTAGGTGCTGCTTTGACAGGCCCTATTGTCGGTTTTATGGCTCTCCATTGGGGATGGAAGACTCCTTTTGTTGTCATTATGCTATTAGGGTTTGTTTGGACATTTTTTTGGCTAAAGTATGTATCTGATCGTCCACGTGATAATTCACATGTGTCTACTGCGGAACTACAGGAAATTGAGCAGGGCCAAGTGATAACATCGGAAGTTTCAACAAAAGCCTCATTAGGTTATTTCCTAAAACAGCCGACCATTTTAGCTACGGCGGCAGCTTTTTTCGCCAGCAATTATATTCTTTATTTTTTCCTGACTTGGTTTCCTAGTTATTTAGTTATGGCTCATGGACTGAGTATTAAAGATATGGCGCTTGTTTCTGCTATTCCTTGGCTTATTGGATTTATTGGGCAAGTGGGCGGTGGTTTTATATCGGATTTAGTTTACAAAAAGACAGGCAATCTCATGTTTTCCAGAAAAGTTGTTATTGTCGTATGCTTGCTTGGTTCAGCGCTCGGTGTAAGTCTGGGCGGTTTGGCTACTTCCACTGTCAGCGCCGTCCTGCTCATGTCGCTTACAATATTCTGTCAATACCTCACTACCTCGAACTATTGGGCTATTATTCAGGATACGGTACGTGGTGAAAATGTTGGCGGTGTGGGTGGCTTTGTTCATTTTCTGTCAAATTTGGCGGGCATTGTGGGTCCGGCGCTTACAGGTATACTTGTTCAATCAAGTGGCAGTTTTACCAGTGCCTTTTTGCTTGCAGGCGCATTAGCTGTTGTTGCAGCTCTGGCTGTGGCTTTTGCAGTCAAGCCGATTACTGATTAGATTTTATATATCTGGTAAACTTGATCAAAGTGCAACAGTTAGCTGAATTACACTATAATTGTTGCACTTTGTTGTTGTAATGTTTGTTTGTGGGTGTGTTAAACGTCTCGTATATTCAAGGTTTTACAATTGGCATAATTTTTGCAATAGTTTTGTATCGATAGTTGCGGATTTGCAACCTCTAATTTCATGAAGTTTTGTCAGACGAAAGTAAAAAAATGGAGGAAATAATTTTATGGAGATAAATCAACAAAATTCACGAAAAACCAATGTACGTTATTTTATATTAGCCATGATATTTATTGTGACTACTTTTAATTATGTTGACCGTGCCACATTATCTATAGCTGCGCCAATTATGAAAAATGAACTAGGTTTTGATGCGATAACGATGGGGCTAGCTTTTTCTGCTTTTGGCTGGGCATATACGGGTATGCAAATTCCAGGCGGTTGGATTTTAGATCGATATGGTGCGCGTGTCGTGTATGGGGTAGGGCTTTTGTTTTGGTCTATTTTTACCTTCTTTCAAGGATTTATCGGATATTTTTCATCTGCATTTATCATTTTATTTGCTTTGAGATTTTTAATGGGAGTAGCAGAATCGCCAGCCTTTCCAGCCAATAGCAGACTTACAGTCATGTGGTTTCCAACTCGTGAACGTGGTATGGCAACGGCTGTTTTTCAAACGGCACAATATTTTGCATTGGCAGTTTTTACACCCCTCATGACTTGGGTGATCCATACTTGGAGCTGGCATTATATTTTCTTTGGTGCTGGTGCAGTCGGCGTTATTTTAGCTTTGATCTGGCTGAAATTTATTCAAGATCCCAAGCATCATAAGGGAGTCAATCAGGCTGAACTTGATTATATTCAGGCTGGAGGCGGGTTGTCTAATATCGGTGATACGAAAACTAAAGTAAAATGGTGTCATATACGGACACTTATTACGAATCGCATGATACTTGGTGTATATATTGGACAATTTTGTCTGACTACAATTACTTGGTTTTTCTTGACCTGGTTTCCAACTTATCTTGTTGTAGCAAAAGGTATGACAATTTTGAAGGCGGGATTTGTTGCCTCGGTTCCTGCAATTGCTGGTTGTGCTGGAGGTATGCTAGGAGGAGTTTGGTCAGATTGGCTGATACGTCGGGGGAATAGTCTAACTGTTGCTCGTAAAACGCCAATTATTACGGGATTGTTATTTACGAGCAGCATTGTTATGGCAAATTATGTTTCTTCTGAAATATTTGTCATTGCGGTTATGTCGTTAGCATTTTTTTCAAAAGGGATAGGCAATTTAGGCTGGTGTGTTATTGGTGATACGTCGCCTAAAGAGATTATGGGAATAAGCGGTGGAATTTTTAATTTATGCGGGAATGTGGCGAGTATTATAACGCCACTTGCTATTGGTTATATTCTGGCGCGAACGGGATCGTTTGATGGGGCATTACTTTATGTAGGTATCATCGGATTTTTAGGAGCTATGTCTTATTTATTTATTGTCGGTGACATTAAAAGGGTGGAATTGACGGTCGAAACAGATAAATTGGATAGTTGAATAAACTGCTTGATAAGGTGTTACACAATAAATAGGTTAAGAGGGATAGAAAAATGGAAATAAAAAAAGGTGGAGTTGTATCAAAATTATTAGAAGATGTATATATTCCTAAGATGTTTCGGGCAAAACAGACATTTCTGCGACCGGTTATTACACCGCAAGAAATACCTGAAGTTGTTTTTAGAGAGTTATCTAAAGAAAAAATTTCTAATCAAATTAAGAGCGGCATGCATATCGCAATTACTGCAGGAAGCAGGGGCGTTGCAAATGTAGATATTATTACCAGGTCAATTGTAGATTTTGTCAAATCAAAGAATGCAAAGCCTTTTATTGTTCCAGCTATGGGCAGTCATGGTGGAGCAACGGCAGAAGGACAGACTGAAGTTTTAGCTGGATATAATATTACGGAAGAAACCATGGGATGCCCAATTAGGTCTTGCATGGATACCGTCATGTTAGGATATTCGGAATGCGGGAAGCCTGTTTATTTAGATAAACTAGCTTATGAATCAGATGGGATTATTGTATCTTGTCGTATAAAACCGCATAACGCATTTAGAGGTAAATATGAGAGCGGATCTTGTAAAATGATGGTCGTTGGATTGGGCAAACAAAGAGGCGCGGAAAGTGTGCACAGCGATGGTATGGGAAAAATTGCGGAGAATTTACCTGCGAATGCAAAAGTAATTCTTGAAAAAGCGCCTATTATATTATCCATTCCATGTCTGGAAAATGCCTATGATGAAACCTGTCGAATTGAAGCTATTCATAAAGATGACATTATGACTCGGGAACCGGAATTATTGAAACAAGCGTTCAAAAATATGCCCCAATTAATTGTTAGAGAAGGGGACGTACTCGTTGTAGATGAAATCGGCAAAAACTATAGTGGAAGTGGCGTAGACCCTAACATTACAGGTACATTTTCTACAGATTATGCCAAGGGTGGTGTAAGGGTTCAAAGAACATGTATGTTAGATGTTTCAGACTGTTCACATGGAAATGGTTTAGGGACTGGTTTATGTAATGCCATTACCAAACGATTATTTGATAAGTTGGATCCAGAGCAAATGTATCCCAATTGTATAACTAGTACGGTATTAAAGACAGCAGGAATACCAATTGTTGTAGCAACAGATAAAGAAGCAATTCAAATTTGTATACGAACATTAAATAATGTAGACAAAGAAAGGGCCAAAATTATTCGCATTTCTAACAGTCTCCACATTGGACAGATTATGTTATCTGAAGCTTATTATGAAGCGGTTATTCAAGGAAAGTACGAAGGCCTAGAAGCACAGGACGAACCACAATACATGGAATTTGATGTGGAAGGCAACTTGGTGACCCCGCTAATTAGAAAGTAGGGGATGTTATCGCTCTATCTAAAGCAATGGAGATAATGCAACAGTTGCTGAAAAAATACTACAAATGTTGCATGCTGCTGTTGTAGCACTGATTCTGCTTACTCTAAACCTCCCGTATATTCAAGGCTTAACGTTGGCATGAATTTTGCATTATTATATATTAATTGTGAAATCTGATTAATAAATCGATATGAAATTTCAGATCCAGGAAAGACGGAAAGGATGAAAAAATGGATACCATGGTCAGTCAAAAAGAAGAGCCTCTTTATATTAAAATACATTCAGCAGATAATGTTGCTATTGTTGTGAATGAGGGTGGACTGCCTCAAGGGACAGTATTTTCTTCTGGTCTTGAACTTAAGGAACATGTTCCCCAGGGACATAAGGTGGCGTTAACAGATTTAAAACAAGAGGAAGCCATTGTTCGTTACGGTGAAGTTATTGGGTATGCTGTTTGCCCCATTCAAAAGGGAAGTTGGATTGACGAGTCTCTAGTTAAGTTACCGATACCGCCCAATTTGGATGAATTAACGATTGCGAACAAAGTACCTGAAGTGCAAGCGCCACTTGAAGGTTATACTTTTGAAGGTTATCGTAATGAAAACGGTACCGCCGGAACTAAAAATATTCTTGGTATTATGACGAGCGTTCAATGTGTAGTGGGTGTACTTGATTACGCGGTAAAACGTATTGAAGAAGAAATTTTACCCAAATATCCAAATGTTGATGATGTGGTCGCATTGAAACATAATTATGGCTGCGGCGTGGCCATCAATGCGCCTGAGGCAGTCGTTCCCATTCGTACCATCCAGAATCTTGCCACTCATCCGAATTTCGGTGGCGAATTGCTTATTGTAGGTTTGGGTTGTGAGAAATTGCAGCCTGATAGAGTACTGCCTGGTGGCGATAAAAACAATATCATTGTACTTCAGGAGCAGCATGGATTTGAGCAAATGGTGAAAGCCATTATGGAAGCTGCAGAGGAACGTTTAATTCGGTTAAATCATCGTCAACGTGTGACTTGTCCGGCTTCTGATTTGGTTATTGGGTTGCAATGTGGCGGAAGTGACGCTTTTTCCGGTGTTACAGCCAATCCGGCTGTCGGTTATGCTGCGGATTTATTGGTCCGTGCCGGAGCTACTGTGATGTTTTCCGAAGTAACTGAAGTGCGTGATGCCATTCATCTATTGACGCCACGGGCAGTGAA is a genomic window of Pelorhabdus rhamnosifermentans containing:
- a CDS encoding MFS transporter encodes the protein MEINQQNSRKTNVRYFILAMIFIVTTFNYVDRATLSIAAPIMKNELGFDAITMGLAFSAFGWAYTGMQIPGGWILDRYGARVVYGVGLLFWSIFTFFQGFIGYFSSAFIILFALRFLMGVAESPAFPANSRLTVMWFPTRERGMATAVFQTAQYFALAVFTPLMTWVIHTWSWHYIFFGAGAVGVILALIWLKFIQDPKHHKGVNQAELDYIQAGGGLSNIGDTKTKVKWCHIRTLITNRMILGVYIGQFCLTTITWFFLTWFPTYLVVAKGMTILKAGFVASVPAIAGCAGGMLGGVWSDWLIRRGNSLTVARKTPIITGLLFTSSIVMANYVSSEIFVIAVMSLAFFSKGIGNLGWCVIGDTSPKEIMGISGGIFNLCGNVASIITPLAIGYILARTGSFDGALLYVGIIGFLGAMSYLFIVGDIKRVELTVETDKLDS
- the garD gene encoding galactarate dehydratase — its product is MDTMVSQKEEPLYIKIHSADNVAIVVNEGGLPQGTVFSSGLELKEHVPQGHKVALTDLKQEEAIVRYGEVIGYAVCPIQKGSWIDESLVKLPIPPNLDELTIANKVPEVQAPLEGYTFEGYRNENGTAGTKNILGIMTSVQCVVGVLDYAVKRIEEEILPKYPNVDDVVALKHNYGCGVAINAPEAVVPIRTIQNLATHPNFGGELLIVGLGCEKLQPDRVLPGGDKNNIIVLQEQHGFEQMVKAIMEAAEERLIRLNHRQRVTCPASDLVIGLQCGGSDAFSGVTANPAVGYAADLLVRAGATVMFSEVTEVRDAIHLLTPRAVNETVGGALIHEMKWYDHYLDLGDADRSANPAPGNKKGGLANVVEKSLGSIAKSGSSAIVGVLSPGEKVMKKGLIYAATPASDFVCGTSQLASGIHLQVFTTGRGTPYGLAMVPVMKVSTRNFLKEQWPDLIDVNAGRIATGEATIEEVGWEIFRMILDVASGQKETWAEHWKLHNDLCLFNPAPVT
- a CDS encoding MFS transporter, giving the protein MFKKYRRVILVMLFFAAFINYIDRAALSIAAPYISNEFHLTPADMGFIFSSFFVGYALFNFVGGYLADIFGPRKTFGIAMSFWSFFGGLTAFSFNFSSLYIVRVLFGLGEGPIGSANNKTINNWFPASERARAVGISTGGMSLGAALTGPIVGFMALHWGWKTPFVVIMLLGFVWTFFWLKYVSDRPRDNSHVSTAELQEIEQGQVITSEVSTKASLGYFLKQPTILATAAAFFASNYILYFFLTWFPSYLVMAHGLSIKDMALVSAIPWLIGFIGQVGGGFISDLVYKKTGNLMFSRKVVIVVCLLGSALGVSLGGLATSTVSAVLLMSLTIFCQYLTTSNYWAIIQDTVRGENVGGVGGFVHFLSNLAGIVGPALTGILVQSSGSFTSAFLLAGALAVVAALAVAFAVKPITD
- a CDS encoding lactate racemase domain-containing protein — encoded protein: MEIKKGGVVSKLLEDVYIPKMFRAKQTFLRPVITPQEIPEVVFRELSKEKISNQIKSGMHIAITAGSRGVANVDIITRSIVDFVKSKNAKPFIVPAMGSHGGATAEGQTEVLAGYNITEETMGCPIRSCMDTVMLGYSECGKPVYLDKLAYESDGIIVSCRIKPHNAFRGKYESGSCKMMVVGLGKQRGAESVHSDGMGKIAENLPANAKVILEKAPIILSIPCLENAYDETCRIEAIHKDDIMTREPELLKQAFKNMPQLIVREGDVLVVDEIGKNYSGSGVDPNITGTFSTDYAKGGVRVQRTCMLDVSDCSHGNGLGTGLCNAITKRLFDKLDPEQMYPNCITSTVLKTAGIPIVVATDKEAIQICIRTLNNVDKERAKIIRISNSLHIGQIMLSEAYYEAVIQGKYEGLEAQDEPQYMEFDVEGNLVTPLIRK